Genomic segment of Paenibacillus polymyxa:
CATGGTGCGGATTGTCTCAGACGTTCCAAAATGTCAGCGTCTGGCAGCTTATAATCTTCCGGCAACGAGGTGTTAATTCGGTTCCATATTGCGTAATCGACCTTCATATCCGGGTGCGACTGCTGGATTTCAAAAATACGGTTGTACAAGTCTCCAACGACAGGAAAAGTCATGCTCTCCCTCCTAACTATAAGAATCAACGTATTCAACGTACTTGATTCAGCGCTTGCCCATAAATATTCACGAGCCGCTCAATCATAACATCCAGAGACCAATGCGCGGTCCCCCATGCTTTGGCACGTTTCCCCATAGCTATCCGCACTTCATCCTGAGCCAGCAAATGCTGCAAATGAGCTGCCAGTGCCTCCACATCGCCAACCGGGGAGACCAGTCCGGTGTGTTCATGCTTGACCATTTCCGGCAGTCCACCCGCATCCGATACCACTGCCGGAAGCCCCAAAATCTGCGCCTCCATGACCGAAAACGGCTGATTGTCCTGTATGCTCGGATGAACAAAAAGATCCGCCAGTTGTAAAAGAGCAGGTACATCTTCACGATGCCCCAAAAAAACCACATCTTCCTCCAGCCCTAGCTCCTTCGCCTGTGTTTGAAGCTCTTCCCTTTTATCTCCCTCCCCGACAATCCAGCAAACCCAATCCGTACGACTTGCTTTCAGTAGGCCAAGAGCGCTTATTAAATAATGCAGCCCTTTGATATAGACTAGCCGTGAAGGACAAATTATAACTTTTTTCCCCTCAGGTCGTACGACGTCCGTTCCCCGGGCGTGGACTTCCCAGAAGTGCTCGGTATCCAATCCGTATTGGAAAGTAGCAATCTGCTGCTCAGGCACTTCGAACTCACGCACGAGCGTCTGTTTCATCCATTCTGTAGACGTAATGGTAATATCCGCGGATAGAGCGCCATAGTGCTCCAGCGCCCAATAATATTTCCACATCAGCGTCTCACGGTAACCCTCCTCATGATCCCGCTCCAGAGCCATCATGACTTCACGAGCCAGCGAGCCATGAATATTCGCTACCAATGCACTGTCCTTACGTTTGACCCGACTTAGAGCACGCGTCGCAATAACATCTTGCGTGTGAATAACATCATACTGCTCAACCCCGAAATACGCCGCTGCCAGTTCCATACAGTATCGATCCTTTTCCACCGTCTGCACCCATGAATCCAGATGTAATACAGGGACAGCCGATTCATTCAGCTTCGTATGCAGCAGGGGCAGCAGTTGATCCTTCAGCAGCTCCCTATCTTCAAAAACAATATGGTATTTAGGTGTATCCGGTCCGTTCCCCATCAAGTCTACCGTGTGACCCAGTAGCTCCAGTCTCCGTTTAATTTGCAGCATAAAGGGCCATACGCCACCCAAATGAGGAATCGGCCAGTACGTAGCCAACAAAATTTTCAAAACAGCCTCACCTCCTCTGTCTCGTACGCTGAGCTACATTCCGTTACTTCCGTAAATTTGCTGGAAACCCGATAACGCATCTGTCCAGACCGCAAAAAATCCATTATTCGGCACGATCGTTACATCAATAAAATTACCGATCGTAACGACGGGAACCGGACTAATCCCGTTAGGATTAAAGGAGCTGTCTGTTATTCTGAGGTTCGTAAATGTATTCCCTCCGTTCGTTGATTCGGCCACAAATACGTCTAATAAAGAGGTCGTTATTTGATTGGTATAATATACGATCTTAATCACGCCGGTCACAGGCGAAACATCAATAGCCGGGAAAAAATGCTGTGCCCCGGCACTGGCTCCTGTCACCGATTGCGGTGCAGTCCAGCTTAATCCACCATCCACCGACCGGGCGAGCAGTACATCCGCATATCCTGCCCGATTATCCTGCCAGACCGCATAAAGTGTTCCCTGATTCGGGCTAGTAGAGCGATCCACCGCAATGCTGGCCATCGGCAGCACATTGAAGCCAAAGCCGGCCACGGGCAACGGACTCGGAACCGGGACAACAGAAGACACAGGCAGCGAAGAACTGAATGCTGTCCCCCCATTGAAGGACACAATGACCTGATATTGGTTAACCGGATTCGTCACAATATACCCGACATAAATCACCCCTGTAATGCTCACGGTGATTTCCCCACGCGTAATCTGATTGGAGCCAGGGGTGAGCACCACGGGTGTATCCCACGTGATCCCTCCATCCCGCGAGCGCTGGAAAAACATGACAGACCCGCCGAAAAAGTTAGGATTGTATTGATGCGTATAACATAAATAGATGTTTCCGGTATAGGAGCTGACCTGAGAAGTATCAAATTTCACGCTGACCTCAACATTGTTGACAAATGTCCCATACCCTCGCTGGGCAATCACGGGTGGATCAAATGTATTACCGTTATCTCTGGATACATAGGTAGCGATGGTACCGCTCAACCCATCCGAGGTAAATACATGACAGGCTATGACAAACAAGTTGGGAAAACCGTAGCTGACGCTATGGGATTCCGCCCCTACATAGCCGGCTGGTAGCGGTAAAATCTGCTGGGTGAAAGAGACACCGCCGTTACCTGAACGGTATACCGCCGTCAACGGCGGCCCTGTCGTAAAATCAGTCGCCGCAGACACAATGGTACCGTCGAGCAGGTTGAAAGCTACACTCGGTTCCTGCGCCAGCCTTCCGTTAGGCGTGAGCTGTACGTTCGGCATCAGGCTTCACCTCCCGGTACACCGGCAAAAATCGTCAGGCTGCCTGTACGCGTATCCGTCCAGACGGAAATGTAACTATTCGGCGGTACGATGGCGACATCAATATAGTCGCCGATCAGCTCTGATTCGCCTCCACCGACATTCGGATTAAAGGAGGTCGTCGTGAGACGACTGTTCGTAAAGGTGTTGCCTCCATCTAACGATTGGGCGGCAAACACATCCAGATTAAAGCCGTCCAAGCGATTGGTATAGTACACGACAACGACCAGTCCCGTCTTAGGCGACACCGAAATCGCAGGAAAGAAATTTTGCGAGCCTGGCGGGCTGTCCGTCACGATGATCGGAGCACTCCAGGTACCGCCGAAATCGCTTGATTTGGACAACAAAATATTACTGTATCCCTGACCAAAATCCTGCCAAACGGCATATAGCGTATTTGTTGTGGAAGGCACACCCGAGCAGTCTGCAGCCAAGCTGGGGAAGTTCAATATCCGAAAGTCATATCCGGGGACGGGCAAAGGATTGGGCACCAGCGTTATATTGGACACAAGAATATCCCCGCTGAAAGTTGCCCCTCCATCAAAGGATCTCCGAATAAAAAAAGCCGGTGTTTGTGGCCCCGTACGAATCCAACTGACATAGACACTGCCAAATTTGTCGACCGCAGGTTCAGGTCGCTCTGTAGAAGATTGGATATTCGAAAGCAATAACGGTTGATCCCAAGTTAGTCCTCCATCGGTGGAACGCTGGTAGAACGCCGCAGAACGAGCATTAAAATCCACATTATATTGACGGTTATACGTGACATAGACATGCCCGAGATAGGGACTTGCCCCGTTGTTATCCGTCGTAATATTGGTCCAGTCATTATTAATGTAATCTCCATAGCCCGGATTAATAACCACTGGGGGATCAAAGGTGGCTCCATCGTCCGTAGAGCGATAGATCACGACAGCCCCGTTCTCATTTCCCGGAAACACATGTGCGGATATGATGAAAATATTCGGGAACAGATAGGCTACCATTCCTGCCTCAGCTCCTGTATATCCCGGTGGAATGGGCAGTAAAGTATCAGTCCAGTTCGCCCCAGCGTCCAAGGAACGATACAGTCCAATCAGCGGGGGCCCGCTGCTAAAGTCAACAGCGACAGCCACAACAATATTCGGATTCAACAAATTAACGGCGACACTGGGCTCAAATTTGGGCAACCCGCTGGGTGTCACCTGAAAATTCAAAGGCATCGCGAGCATTCCCTTCATTATATAAATGGACATGCTATTTCTATCAAAATGTACTTTTTTCAGCACAGCATACAGACAACCATACAAGCTTTCTTTTCAATAGATTCATAGTATAGAAGCATCCCTTCAGGGGTTTTCCAATATTCTGTTTTTTGAGAGGATGATTCGATTGGCTTTTACAACCGGATATATGACCAACACTAGAGATTTTGGTACTGCCTGCTCCAATGTCGTTGTAAATTTGGTCAACGAGGATACAGTGAATGCGGCAACCGTGACCATCCAAATTTTTTTCTCGCTTGTACCGGATACCAAGACACCACTGTATGTGACATCGGTTAACTTACCTGCAAACTCCATTGCCCGACGTACCTTCTTTATACAAGGGGTTCTTGCCTATGAGGTACAATACAACGTGGCCTCCGCTGCACCTTCCAATGTCGTGCTCTCCAACTTTGGACTGGATCAGTTTGGTAATGTTGTACAGGAGCATCGTGTTCTTCAGTCGGAGCTGACCACAATCCCAGCGCTGTCTCCTGTTATTTAAAGTTGCCCTGCTCCAGTGCTTGGTGCAATCTGTGGGTGTAATACACGTAATTCCATTCCGGCGGTACGGACTGAACTCCTCGGCCGCTGCCGATGGTTGAGTGGTCATCTGTATAGTAGGAAAAGGCATGTGTATCCTGTAATGGGCGCAACAAATCCGTAAGATACAGCAAATCCGTCACAGCAATATATGGTTTGACACCGAAGCATACTACAAAGCGGGTCGTTGTTTCACCAATAGCCTGAACCAGTGCTTCTTGGACCGAATAATGCTGACGTGGCGTTACGATTAACCGAGGATCGAGCATCATCGACAGGAAAGCGCTGGCTCCCTGTTCTGGCGTTAAATCCAGCAACCGTACCACACAATTGCTGTAGTGCTGCTCCAGCAGATTATCCAGCAATGATTCAGCTTGAGCCATATCCGTGACAGGCATTAAAATGGTCATTTCAAGTGGGATGCCCCGGCGTGCTCTTGCCTCATACTTGGCGATTTGGAATGCGCGCCGCCAGCGTCGGTGCTCCTTCTGGCTGTGCAAACCAGCCGATACACTAAATGTGGAATTCACCCGGTAATCCATCAGGATCTCCGGGATGAATTTCATGCTGCACGTCTCGGTCAGCCGCAGCCAGTAATCATAATCCTCAACTGGTTGCAGCCGATAGCCGCCAATCTGGCGGGCATATTTGCTTTTGTACATAAATGAAACCCCGACAATGCTGGCATTCAGCAGTTCATGATGCGGCTGGCCTTGGTACCGGATCAAAGCTTGTTGATGCTGCTCGTCATACAACGGGTTCCCATATGCATCAACCTGGCGGAAGGTAGAGAACACAAGGCCGAGTGAGTCCGGCCCCTGCTCCAGCTCCTGCCGTAATCGTTCAATAAAGGAAGAATTATAAACATTGTCGCTGGATACCCAGGTCACATATTTGATCGCTGGATCTTTAAACAACTCATCGAATCCCCAGTTAAGGGCGTGGGATACTCCTTTGTTCTGAGGGAGTGTAACCAACTGAACGCGCGGGTCTCCCATTGCTGCGTGGAGCGCTGGTCCCACCATTTCCGGCGCTCCGTCAATAACAATGATGAAGCGAAATGCCCTGTAGCTCTGGGCTAGTACGGATGAGATCGCGGCTTGCAGATAGCCGATATCCTGTTTGTACAGTGGCATAACAATCCCCGTATCTACCATATCAATCCCCCCTGACAGACTTTCGGCTTCATGAGGATAAACCACTCAACACCTGACTGAAGCGATCTCGATAACGTGCTTGGGTTATGTTGTACTCCCGCTCCACAGCGGGCCAATGTTTTTTGGTTCCCATTTCATCATGCCAGCGGTAGTTAACCAAGGACTCGTTCAGAAAAGGAAATGGATATCCCGCCAGCATCACTCGGTACCACATATCCAGATCATGTGTGTACGGCAGCAGTTCATCAAACAAACCGATATGTGCAAACAGCTCCTTTTTAAACATAACCGTGCATCCATTGACCGGATTTCCTTGCTGAAAAAAACGGTAAAACTCCGTCATAGACGGAAACACGGCGGCTGCCTGGTAACTTGTGACTTGGCTGTATTGATTAATGAAATTGAAATTGGTATGGGAGATGTACGCACCGTTTTCCACCATAAAAGAAACCTGATTATTAATTTTGTCCCTATGATAGGTATCGTCGGAGCTGAGCCAGGCAATATATTCCCCGCTGGCATGTCGGATACCATGATTCAGGGCGCTGGCTGTTCCACCGTTGGATTTGCCCAAATAATGTATATATGGACGATAGGGCTGAAGCATATCAACATGTTCCGTGGACCCGTCATCGACGACAATAATCTCGAGGGGTCCATAAGTTTGCTCTAGTGCACTTTGCAAAGCCTGATCCACATATGCACAGTTATAAAAGGGAATGACGATCGTTACTTTCGGTCTCATATCGTTCCTTCCTTTCCAGCTCGGCGGTATTGAATCATATCCTCCAGCGATTGCCCCAGCTGTATGGTCGGCTTCCAGCCCATGTCCTCCAGCTCTTTCGCACGGTATGCCTCGGTGGATGCTGACTCTGCCACATCCCCCCATTGTATAGGAATAGATGTTTTGGCCAGCCCAACCATACGTTCTACGATATTGCCAAGTTCCACAATGCGGCCTGTGCAGACCGAGTAAACTCGGCCTGGCACACCCTGTTCCAATAGCACCCCGTATGCGCGAACGGCATCACGAACGTCGAGGAAATCACGTTGTGCATGTCGGGAAGATACCCGAAACGGGGCAGTTTCAGTTACGGACTGCCCCTCCAGACGTTCCGTCTGAACGATATACCCCGCGAGTAAT
This window contains:
- a CDS encoding glycosyltransferase family 4 protein, whose translation is MKILLATYWPIPHLGGVWPFMLQIKRRLELLGHTVDLMGNGPDTPKYHIVFEDRELLKDQLLPLLHTKLNESAVPVLHLDSWVQTVEKDRYCMELAAAYFGVEQYDVIHTQDVIATRALSRVKRKDSALVANIHGSLAREVMMALERDHEEGYRETLMWKYYWALEHYGALSADITITSTEWMKQTLVREFEVPEQQIATFQYGLDTEHFWEVHARGTDVVRPEGKKVIICPSRLVYIKGLHYLISALGLLKASRTDWVCWIVGEGDKREELQTQAKELGLEEDVVFLGHREDVPALLQLADLFVHPSIQDNQPFSVMEAQILGLPAVVSDAGGLPEMVKHEHTGLVSPVGDVEALAAHLQHLLAQDEVRIAMGKRAKAWGTAHWSLDVMIERLVNIYGQALNQVR
- a CDS encoding sialidase family protein: MPNVQLTPNGRLAQEPSVAFNLLDGTIVSAATDFTTGPPLTAVYRSGNGGVSFTQQILPLPAGYVGAESHSVSYGFPNLFVIACHVFTSDGLSGTIATYVSRDNGNTFDPPVIAQRGYGTFVNNVEVSVKFDTSQVSSYTGNIYLCYTHQYNPNFFGGSVMFFQRSRDGGITWDTPVVLTPGSNQITRGEITVSITGVIYVGYIVTNPVNQYQVIVSFNGGTAFSSSLPVSSVVPVPSPLPVAGFGFNVLPMASIAVDRSTSPNQGTLYAVWQDNRAGYADVLLARSVDGGLSWTAPQSVTGASAGAQHFFPAIDVSPVTGVIKIVYYTNQITTSLLDVFVAESTNGGNTFTNLRITDSSFNPNGISPVPVVTIGNFIDVTIVPNNGFFAVWTDALSGFQQIYGSNGM
- a CDS encoding sialidase family protein translates to MSIYIMKGMLAMPLNFQVTPSGLPKFEPSVAVNLLNPNIVVAVAVDFSSGPPLIGLYRSLDAGANWTDTLLPIPPGYTGAEAGMVAYLFPNIFIISAHVFPGNENGAVVIYRSTDDGATFDPPVVINPGYGDYINNDWTNITTDNNGASPYLGHVYVTYNRQYNVDFNARSAAFYQRSTDGGLTWDQPLLLSNIQSSTERPEPAVDKFGSVYVSWIRTGPQTPAFFIRRSFDGGATFSGDILVSNITLVPNPLPVPGYDFRILNFPSLAADCSGVPSTTNTLYAVWQDFGQGYSNILLSKSSDFGGTWSAPIIVTDSPPGSQNFFPAISVSPKTGLVVVVYYTNRLDGFNLDVFAAQSLDGGNTFTNSRLTTTSFNPNVGGGESELIGDYIDVAIVPPNSYISVWTDTRTGSLTIFAGVPGGEA
- a CDS encoding glycosyltransferase, yielding MVDTGIVMPLYKQDIGYLQAAISSVLAQSYRAFRFIIVIDGAPEMVGPALHAAMGDPRVQLVTLPQNKGVSHALNWGFDELFKDPAIKYVTWVSSDNVYNSSFIERLRQELEQGPDSLGLVFSTFRQVDAYGNPLYDEQHQQALIRYQGQPHHELLNASIVGVSFMYKSKYARQIGGYRLQPVEDYDYWLRLTETCSMKFIPEILMDYRVNSTFSVSAGLHSQKEHRRWRRAFQIAKYEARARRGIPLEMTILMPVTDMAQAESLLDNLLEQHYSNCVVRLLDLTPEQGASAFLSMMLDPRLIVTPRQHYSVQEALVQAIGETTTRFVVCFGVKPYIAVTDLLYLTDLLRPLQDTHAFSYYTDDHSTIGSGRGVQSVPPEWNYVYYTHRLHQALEQGNFK
- a CDS encoding glycosyltransferase — translated: MRPKVTIVIPFYNCAYVDQALQSALEQTYGPLEIIVVDDGSTEHVDMLQPYRPYIHYLGKSNGGTASALNHGIRHASGEYIAWLSSDDTYHRDKINNQVSFMVENGAYISHTNFNFINQYSQVTSYQAAAVFPSMTEFYRFFQQGNPVNGCTVMFKKELFAHIGLFDELLPYTHDLDMWYRVMLAGYPFPFLNESLVNYRWHDEMGTKKHWPAVEREYNITQARYRDRFSQVLSGLSS